One stretch of Streptomyces sp. R21 DNA includes these proteins:
- a CDS encoding 2-oxo acid dehydrogenase subunit E2: MTPVAATTVAPRVAENLNRALHRLFDREESLYLLGEDLLDPYGGAFKITKGLSSRFGDRVLTTPLSEGGILGVGGGLALCGNKVIVEVMFGDFLALGFDQLLNFASKSVSMYGQQVPVPLVVRCPVGGNRGYGPTHSQSPQKHFVGIPNLALYELSPFHDAEAVLDAAFNRGAPGILFEDKVLYTRRMYRDQRVDDSFRYQIVGPGPGWAHTFPDGEAGGADFVVIAPGGVAHRALDAARALHEEYGRSVHVVTPAQLYPLDIEPVLPLLADAGRVAVVEESTGGGTWGAEVARMLYERIWSSLRGPVLLLNSADSIIPTAGHLERKVLLGTDDIRAGIRQTAGWEGGSPPPAPLVAPATAPATGSPVTVPQLNNNDTVYLVTDWLVDEGAWVEPDTEIISLETSKAQADIAAPGSGYLRRVAAVGEELAVGDVLGHLLPEPAPRGTPEPVRPVAEDGAPPVAAEHRLDRAQQGTAAVVAKSHREIPAGFTVLKAEVDDALDTLARLSDETGAMLGLAEVVVKAVADAHQEFPRFFGSLVDDRTVALADAPHIGVTVDVEGALYVPVVKHADEQSLVDLADTLMDFRMKAVGKEFAAHELAGGNIAVSWNPDPGVVLVHPIVLWPQLCMVSVGAVAEECRIDAAGVAGMRRFVHVGLAYDHRVINGQDAVLFLTWIKSSLENTAGWEEN; the protein is encoded by the coding sequence ATGACACCGGTCGCGGCCACCACCGTTGCGCCGCGCGTCGCGGAGAACCTCAACCGCGCGCTGCACCGCCTGTTCGACCGCGAGGAGAGCCTCTACCTTCTCGGAGAGGATCTGCTCGACCCGTACGGGGGCGCATTCAAGATCACCAAGGGGCTGTCGAGCAGATTCGGCGATCGAGTGCTGACCACGCCGTTGAGCGAGGGAGGCATCCTCGGTGTCGGCGGCGGACTTGCCCTGTGCGGCAACAAAGTCATCGTCGAGGTCATGTTCGGTGACTTTCTCGCGCTCGGCTTCGATCAACTGCTGAACTTCGCATCGAAGTCGGTGTCGATGTACGGCCAGCAGGTGCCGGTCCCGCTCGTGGTGCGCTGCCCGGTCGGCGGCAACCGGGGCTACGGGCCGACGCACAGCCAGAGTCCGCAGAAGCACTTCGTCGGCATCCCGAACCTCGCCCTCTACGAGCTGTCACCCTTCCACGACGCCGAGGCGGTGCTGGACGCGGCGTTCAACCGGGGCGCGCCGGGCATCCTGTTCGAGGACAAGGTCCTCTACACCCGGCGGATGTACCGGGACCAACGCGTCGACGACTCGTTCCGCTACCAGATCGTCGGACCCGGTCCGGGCTGGGCGCATACGTTCCCGGACGGCGAAGCGGGCGGCGCGGACTTCGTCGTCATCGCGCCAGGTGGCGTCGCCCACCGGGCTCTCGACGCGGCACGGGCGCTGCACGAGGAGTACGGCCGCTCCGTCCACGTGGTGACCCCGGCGCAGCTGTACCCGCTGGACATCGAGCCGGTCCTGCCGTTGCTCGCCGATGCCGGCCGGGTCGCCGTGGTCGAAGAGAGCACGGGCGGCGGCACCTGGGGTGCCGAGGTGGCGCGGATGCTGTACGAGCGGATCTGGTCGTCGCTGCGCGGCCCGGTGCTGCTGCTCAACTCAGCCGACTCCATCATCCCTACGGCCGGCCATCTGGAGCGCAAAGTGCTGCTGGGCACCGACGACATTCGGGCCGGGATCCGGCAGACGGCCGGCTGGGAGGGCGGGTCGCCGCCGCCGGCGCCCCTTGTCGCTCCCGCCACCGCTCCGGCGACCGGGTCCCCCGTCACCGTTCCCCAGCTGAACAACAACGACACGGTCTACCTGGTGACCGACTGGCTGGTGGACGAGGGCGCGTGGGTCGAACCGGACACCGAGATCATCTCGCTGGAGACCTCCAAGGCCCAGGCGGACATCGCCGCACCCGGTTCCGGCTACCTCCGGCGCGTCGCGGCGGTGGGCGAAGAGTTGGCGGTCGGTGACGTCCTCGGGCATCTCCTTCCGGAACCGGCTCCCCGGGGCACGCCGGAGCCGGTCCGGCCGGTCGCCGAGGACGGCGCGCCCCCTGTGGCAGCCGAGCACCGCCTCGACCGCGCTCAACAGGGCACCGCGGCGGTCGTCGCCAAGAGCCATCGTGAGATCCCTGCCGGATTCACCGTGCTCAAGGCGGAAGTGGACGATGCCCTGGACACGTTGGCGCGCTTGAGTGACGAGACCGGCGCGATGCTGGGGCTCGCCGAGGTGGTGGTCAAGGCGGTGGCCGACGCGCACCAGGAGTTCCCGCGCTTCTTCGGATCGCTCGTGGACGACCGGACGGTCGCTCTCGCCGACGCTCCGCACATCGGGGTCACCGTGGACGTGGAAGGGGCGCTGTACGTACCGGTGGTCAAGCACGCCGACGAGCAGTCCCTCGTGGACCTGGCCGACACGTTGATGGACTTCCGGATGAAGGCGGTGGGCAAGGAGTTCGCCGCGCATGAGTTGGCCGGCGGGAACATCGCCGTCTCGTGGAACCCGGACCCCGGCGTGGTCCTCGTCCATCCGATCGTGCTGTGGCCACAGCTGTGCATGGTCTCGGTCGGCGCCGTCGCGGAAGAGTGCCGGATCGACGCGGCCGGAGTCGCGGGCATGCGCAGGTTCGTCCACGTCGGACTCGCCTACGACCACCGCGTCATCAACGGCCAGGACGCTGTCCTGTTCCTCACCTGGATCAAGAGCTCGCTGGAGAACACGGCCGGCTGGGAGGAGAACTGA
- a CDS encoding MbtH family protein: MSNPFEDENGTYLVLINDEGQHSLWPSFAEVPAGWTVVKEEDIRQACLDFINENWTDLRPKSLIQAMAADNGNA; encoded by the coding sequence ATGTCGAATCCGTTTGAGGACGAGAACGGCACCTATCTGGTCCTGATCAACGATGAGGGTCAGCATTCCCTGTGGCCTTCGTTCGCCGAAGTGCCGGCGGGATGGACCGTTGTGAAAGAGGAGGACATCCGCCAGGCGTGCCTCGATTTCATCAATGAGAACTGGACCGACCTGAGGCCGAAGAGCCTCATCCAGGCCATGGCGGCCGACAACGGCAATGCCTGA
- a CDS encoding AMP-binding protein, whose amino-acid sequence MDYGMMSFGSALGEPAAVAAIAPQYTEDVERVLEYGYRNIHRSPTEVGLTDLAEDAARAALEESGTEAAELDLLIVAITDIPEYLYWDPAASLQARLGAHRAEAVLVNQGCVGGITCFDLLAPKGVAITHANVVNGVSRLAAVAGMKPGSRVLAGTSINFDVSVFEVFAALSTGATVEVVRDILQLGERGGWAGSVVHTVPSVFSEMLDRFAGRVDVDVLMFAGEALPAALVRQVRKVMPGTTVVNAYGQTESFYATTFTVPCDGDGTGSVPIGRPLGNMRAYVLGPGLAPVPPGAPGELYVAGSLGRGYHGQSGLTAERFVADPFGLAGERMYRTGDLARWNAQGQLEHLGRADTQMKIRGIRIEPAEIEAVLTGHPGIAQAAIAVRPGPGSSAGRLVAYIVPAASNAEEPGTEHALRNPRKLRRFVADRLPDFMIPFAFVVLDRLPLGPNGKLDRAGLPEPRQGG is encoded by the coding sequence GTGGACTACGGGATGATGTCCTTCGGGTCGGCGCTCGGGGAGCCGGCCGCCGTCGCGGCCATAGCCCCGCAGTACACCGAAGACGTCGAACGCGTCCTGGAGTACGGGTACCGCAACATTCACCGGAGCCCCACCGAGGTCGGACTCACCGACCTGGCCGAGGACGCCGCCCGGGCCGCCCTTGAGGAATCGGGCACGGAGGCCGCCGAGTTGGACCTGCTGATCGTCGCGATCACCGACATCCCCGAGTACCTGTACTGGGACCCGGCCGCAAGTCTGCAGGCCCGGCTCGGCGCCCACCGCGCAGAGGCGGTCCTGGTCAACCAGGGCTGCGTCGGCGGGATCACCTGTTTCGACCTGCTTGCGCCGAAGGGCGTGGCGATCACGCACGCGAACGTGGTCAACGGCGTGAGTCGGCTGGCCGCGGTGGCGGGCATGAAGCCGGGCTCGCGCGTGCTGGCGGGGACCTCGATCAATTTCGACGTGTCGGTCTTCGAGGTGTTCGCCGCACTGAGTACCGGTGCCACGGTCGAGGTGGTCCGCGACATACTCCAGCTCGGCGAGCGCGGCGGATGGGCGGGCAGTGTCGTGCACACGGTCCCCTCGGTGTTCTCCGAGATGCTCGACCGGTTCGCCGGGCGCGTCGACGTGGACGTGCTGATGTTCGCCGGGGAAGCGCTGCCCGCCGCCCTGGTGCGGCAGGTCCGCAAGGTGATGCCGGGCACGACGGTGGTCAACGCCTACGGGCAGACGGAGAGTTTCTACGCCACCACGTTCACCGTCCCGTGCGACGGGGACGGGACCGGGAGCGTGCCCATCGGCCGACCGCTCGGCAACATGCGCGCCTATGTGCTCGGTCCTGGGCTCGCTCCCGTTCCGCCCGGTGCGCCGGGGGAGTTGTATGTCGCCGGCTCGCTGGGCCGGGGCTATCACGGTCAGTCGGGGCTGACTGCCGAACGGTTCGTGGCCGACCCGTTCGGCCTGGCAGGGGAGCGGATGTACCGTACCGGTGATCTGGCCCGCTGGAACGCGCAAGGACAACTGGAGCACCTCGGGCGCGCGGACACCCAGATGAAGATCCGTGGGATCCGTATCGAGCCCGCCGAGATCGAAGCGGTGCTGACCGGCCATCCCGGCATCGCCCAGGCCGCGATAGCCGTGCGGCCCGGGCCGGGCTCCAGTGCCGGCCGACTCGTGGCCTACATCGTGCCTGCCGCATCGAACGCCGAGGAACCCGGCACCGAACACGCCCTGAGGAACCCGAGGAAGCTGCGCCGGTTCGTGGCCGACCGGCTTCCCGACTTCATGATTCCGTTCGCGTTCGTCGTCCTCGACCGGCTCCCGCTGGGCCCCAACGGAAAGCTCGACCGAGCGGGACTACCCGAACCGCGGCAGGGCGGTTGA
- a CDS encoding ABC transporter permease, giving the protein MSSLPLAVRDSSTMVRRNLLHARRYPALTLNVVLTPLIMLLLFVYVFGDVMSAGIGGGGADRSEYIAYIVPGILMMTIGTTLVGTSVSVADDMTEGIMARFRTMAIHRGSVLIGHVVGSVLQSVISVTLVGAVAVAIGFRSSDATVLEWVAAFGLVVLVALAFTWMAIAVGMVSPNGEAAGNNAVPLVILPFISSAFVPVEAMPGWFQPIAEYQPFTPAIETLRGLLLGSGIGHNGWLTVAWCVGLAVLGYYWSKALFNREGK; this is encoded by the coding sequence ATGAGCTCCCTCCCGCTGGCCGTACGCGACTCGTCCACCATGGTGCGTCGCAACCTCCTGCACGCGCGGCGCTACCCGGCGCTCACCCTGAACGTCGTCCTGACGCCGCTCATCATGCTGCTGTTGTTCGTCTATGTCTTCGGCGACGTGATGAGCGCGGGCATCGGCGGCGGCGGCGCCGATCGCTCCGAGTACATCGCCTACATCGTCCCGGGCATCTTGATGATGACCATCGGCACCACTCTGGTCGGCACCTCGGTGTCCGTCGCCGACGACATGACCGAAGGCATCATGGCCCGCTTCCGCACGATGGCGATCCACCGCGGATCGGTACTCATCGGGCATGTCGTGGGCAGTGTGCTGCAGTCGGTCATCAGCGTGACCCTCGTCGGTGCCGTCGCCGTGGCCATCGGCTTCCGGTCCTCGGACGCCACGGTCCTGGAGTGGGTCGCGGCGTTCGGTCTGGTGGTGCTGGTCGCCCTGGCATTCACCTGGATGGCCATCGCCGTGGGCATGGTCAGCCCCAACGGTGAGGCGGCCGGCAACAACGCCGTGCCGCTGGTCATCCTGCCGTTCATCTCGAGCGCTTTCGTCCCCGTCGAGGCGATGCCGGGCTGGTTCCAGCCGATCGCCGAGTACCAGCCCTTCACCCCCGCCATCGAGACCCTGCGCGGCCTGCTGCTCGGCAGCGGGATCGGCCACAACGGTTGGCTCACCGTCGCCTGGTGCGTGGGCCTGGCCGTGCTCGGTTACTACTGGTCGAAGGCGCTGTTCAACCGCGAAGGCAAGTGA
- a CDS encoding thiamine pyrophosphate-dependent dehydrogenase E1 component subunit alpha translates to MRGKESGTLAALTKFTDEDLELLLLIRNFELALLDLFDAGKLNGTTHTCLGQEYVPVALAPMLREDFVFSNHRGHGHYLARFEDPAGLLAEITGRAGAVCAGVGGSQHIYRDGYLSTGVQGQSLPVAVGVALHFKRTGQDRIAVVHIGDGTWGEGAVYEALNMAQLWSVPLLVVVEHNGIAQSTPTESQMAGTIADRAWSFGIDHHELHTADINVIRAELAPVVADVRRRRAPAVVQFHTVRLGPHSKGDDTRSEAEIANVRAREWSTQYVQWFGDQFAAVDALQRTRIADLVADVLARPPSTWSASTVRTGQGAVV, encoded by the coding sequence ATGCGTGGGAAGGAATCCGGCACATTGGCTGCCCTCACCAAGTTCACTGACGAGGATCTCGAACTCCTCCTGCTGATCAGGAACTTCGAACTCGCCCTGCTGGACCTGTTCGATGCGGGGAAGCTCAACGGGACGACCCACACGTGCCTTGGGCAGGAGTACGTACCGGTCGCGCTGGCCCCGATGCTGCGCGAGGACTTCGTCTTCAGCAACCATCGCGGACACGGCCACTACCTGGCCAGGTTCGAGGATCCGGCGGGGCTGCTCGCGGAGATCACGGGGCGTGCCGGGGCCGTGTGCGCGGGCGTGGGCGGCAGCCAGCACATCTACCGGGACGGATATCTGTCGACCGGTGTGCAGGGGCAGAGCCTGCCCGTGGCCGTCGGTGTCGCCCTGCACTTCAAACGCACCGGGCAGGACCGGATCGCCGTGGTCCACATCGGCGACGGCACCTGGGGCGAGGGAGCGGTCTACGAGGCCCTCAACATGGCCCAGTTGTGGAGCGTGCCGCTGCTGGTGGTGGTGGAGCACAACGGGATCGCCCAGTCGACACCGACGGAGTCGCAGATGGCCGGCACCATCGCGGACCGGGCCTGGTCGTTCGGCATCGACCACCACGAGCTGCACACCGCGGACATCAACGTGATCCGTGCCGAGCTCGCTCCCGTCGTGGCGGACGTACGACGCCGCAGGGCCCCGGCCGTCGTGCAGTTCCACACCGTCCGGCTCGGCCCGCACAGCAAGGGCGACGACACCCGCTCCGAGGCGGAGATCGCCAACGTCCGCGCCCGCGAGTGGAGCACGCAGTACGTCCAGTGGTTCGGCGACCAGTTCGCCGCCGTCGACGCGCTGCAGCGCACGCGGATCGCCGACCTGGTGGCGGACGTCCTGGCGCGACCGCCCTCGACGTGGTCGGCCTCAACGGTCCGAACTGGGCAGGGGGCCGTCGTATGA
- a CDS encoding thioesterase II family protein yields MAFIPPSCCGAGYFHRLRRALGGRIDVRAVELPGHGRRYDETPLTRAEPAVAEVIDQLGGRVDAIYGESLGAYIGLAVAATARQDPPPLLFAASNSPPSTRQRINAEEIRSIDSAVALLTSMGGEIPAEIVRDPELADRFFPMIRGDLHLSQSLIDATRAMTTAGGIQVLAGADDTASVHLASWAAHTTGRFGLTVLPGGHLLSAGDASGVADVILNLLKEDLDGDSRRTGSLDRP; encoded by the coding sequence GTGGCGTTCATTCCGCCCTCCTGTTGCGGAGCCGGCTACTTTCACCGTCTGCGCCGGGCGCTCGGCGGGCGGATCGACGTCCGGGCCGTGGAGCTGCCCGGCCACGGCCGCCGCTATGACGAGACTCCCCTCACCCGTGCCGAACCCGCAGTCGCCGAGGTCATCGACCAGCTCGGCGGGCGCGTGGACGCCATCTACGGGGAAAGCCTCGGCGCCTACATCGGCCTGGCGGTCGCCGCGACCGCCCGACAGGACCCACCGCCACTCCTGTTCGCCGCGTCCAACTCCCCTCCGTCGACCAGGCAGAGGATCAACGCCGAGGAGATTCGTTCCATCGACAGCGCGGTCGCCCTGCTGACCTCGATGGGCGGCGAGATCCCGGCCGAGATAGTGCGTGATCCGGAGCTCGCCGACCGTTTCTTCCCGATGATCCGGGGCGATCTGCACCTGTCCCAGTCACTCATCGACGCGACCCGCGCCATGACGACCGCCGGGGGCATCCAGGTCCTCGCCGGTGCCGACGACACCGCGTCGGTCCACCTCGCATCGTGGGCCGCCCACACCACAGGACGCTTCGGACTGACGGTCCTTCCAGGAGGACATCTGCTCTCGGCCGGCGATGCGTCCGGGGTGGCCGACGTGATTCTCAATCTCCTGAAAGAGGACCTCGATGGCGACAGCCGCAGGACCGGTTCCCTCGATCGGCCATGA
- a CDS encoding chlorinating enzyme: MTSSTERTNIALSADELASFHKNGYIGPLTIYSPDEMDQIWKTVRREALDRSHAAYPEVDSGIGAPNIFNYDRHLDIELLAEHVCNRRIVDRVASILGPDLLCWRTEFFPKYPGDEGTDWHQADTFANASGKPQLLWPGESEDDFGAGTLTVWTAFTESTRENGCLQIIPGSQNKMNYDETKHMDYNEGRINSEVKDGVPRGFFGYDYRQLQVDPHWRPNEEDAVSLTMEKGQCVIFWSTLMHASLPNTATGKNYRMGFASRYVPTKVRIYPDTDHIEEYGGSISLENWAAVLARGEDRFQHNKITSKTLKGTPIRPA, translated from the coding sequence ATGACCAGCAGCACCGAACGCACGAATATCGCGCTCTCCGCCGATGAACTGGCCTCCTTCCACAAGAACGGATACATAGGGCCGCTGACCATCTACAGCCCCGACGAGATGGACCAGATCTGGAAGACGGTCCGGCGCGAGGCGCTCGACAGGTCGCACGCCGCGTACCCCGAGGTCGATTCGGGCATCGGGGCGCCGAACATCTTCAACTACGACCGTCATCTCGACATCGAACTGCTGGCCGAACACGTGTGCAACCGGAGGATCGTCGACAGGGTGGCCTCCATCCTCGGCCCCGATCTCTTGTGCTGGCGGACCGAGTTCTTCCCCAAGTACCCCGGGGACGAGGGGACCGACTGGCATCAGGCGGACACCTTCGCCAACGCCAGCGGCAAGCCGCAGCTGCTGTGGCCCGGCGAGTCCGAGGACGACTTCGGAGCGGGCACGCTCACGGTCTGGACCGCGTTCACGGAATCGACGCGCGAGAACGGATGCCTGCAGATCATTCCCGGCAGCCAGAACAAGATGAACTACGACGAGACCAAGCACATGGACTACAACGAGGGACGCATCAACTCCGAGGTCAAGGACGGCGTCCCCCGGGGCTTCTTCGGCTATGACTACCGCCAGCTCCAGGTTGACCCCCACTGGCGGCCGAATGAGGAGGACGCGGTCTCGCTCACCATGGAGAAGGGCCAGTGCGTGATCTTCTGGTCGACTCTGATGCACGCGTCGCTGCCGAACACGGCCACCGGGAAGAACTACCGGATGGGATTCGCCAGCCGCTACGTCCCCACGAAGGTGCGCATCTACCCGGACACCGACCACATCGAGGAGTACGGCGGCAGCATCTCGCTGGAGAACTGGGCCGCCGTACTGGCCAGGGGCGAGGACCGTTTCCAGCACAACAAGATCACCAGCAAGACGCTGAAGGGGACGCCCATCCGCCCGGCATAG
- a CDS encoding cation:proton antiporter yields the protein MATAAGPVPSIGHDQMLLFLLQIGVLLAAAVVLGMLAVRLGLPPLVGELSAGVLLGPSLFGEFMPGLAGWLLPKDPAQMHLLSAVAQLGVLLLVAITGAHIDLDLIRRKGRTIGYVSLGSVLLPLALGIGLGFLLPGSLIASGADRGSFALFIGVAIAISALPVIAKTLLDMRLLHRDVGQLIVGSAAISDIVGWLLLSVVSAMVATGARVGVITQTVGCLAGVLAVAAFVVRPTARGVLRATERSGQPGVSVAAIVVMIMLSAAGTQALDMEPILGAFLCGIVISSLGSTSRKKLDTLRSFVMSTLAPLFFATAGLQVDLATLARPTVLAAGALTLLVAIVAKFAGGYLGARLGRLGHDESLAIGAGLNARGVVEIVIATVGLQLGILTTAAYTIIVLLAVVTSMMAPPFLRRATRRIPKTTAETEREREFAGT from the coding sequence ATGGCGACAGCCGCAGGACCGGTTCCCTCGATCGGCCATGACCAGATGCTGCTCTTCCTCCTGCAGATCGGTGTGCTCCTCGCGGCCGCCGTGGTGCTGGGCATGCTGGCCGTGCGGCTGGGCCTTCCCCCCTTGGTCGGCGAACTGAGCGCCGGAGTGCTCCTCGGCCCGTCCCTGTTCGGGGAGTTCATGCCCGGGCTCGCGGGCTGGCTCCTGCCGAAGGACCCCGCCCAGATGCATCTGCTCTCGGCGGTCGCGCAGCTCGGCGTGCTGCTGCTGGTCGCGATCACGGGAGCGCACATCGACCTCGACCTGATCCGCCGCAAGGGCCGCACCATCGGCTACGTCAGCCTCGGCAGCGTTCTGCTGCCACTCGCCCTCGGCATCGGCCTCGGCTTCCTGTTGCCGGGCTCACTCATCGCGTCGGGGGCCGATCGGGGCTCCTTCGCCCTGTTCATCGGGGTCGCCATCGCGATCAGCGCGCTCCCGGTCATCGCCAAGACGCTGTTGGACATGCGGCTGCTGCACCGTGATGTCGGCCAGCTCATCGTGGGCTCTGCGGCGATCAGTGACATCGTCGGCTGGCTGCTGCTGTCGGTCGTCTCCGCCATGGTGGCCACGGGAGCACGGGTCGGCGTGATCACGCAAACCGTCGGCTGCCTGGCCGGTGTGCTGGCGGTTGCCGCCTTCGTGGTCCGGCCGACAGCTCGCGGAGTGCTCCGCGCAACCGAGCGATCGGGTCAACCAGGGGTCAGCGTCGCGGCGATCGTCGTCATGATCATGCTGTCCGCCGCCGGCACCCAGGCGCTGGACATGGAGCCCATCCTGGGCGCCTTCCTCTGCGGCATCGTGATCAGCTCGCTCGGCTCGACGAGCCGGAAGAAGCTCGACACCTTACGGTCCTTCGTGATGTCGACGCTCGCACCCCTGTTCTTCGCCACCGCGGGCCTTCAGGTGGATCTTGCCACCCTGGCCCGGCCCACCGTACTGGCAGCGGGCGCGCTCACACTTCTCGTGGCCATCGTGGCCAAGTTCGCCGGCGGCTACCTAGGCGCCCGGCTCGGCCGACTCGGCCATGACGAGTCGCTCGCCATCGGCGCCGGCCTCAACGCCCGTGGCGTCGTGGAGATCGTCATCGCCACGGTCGGCCTCCAACTCGGCATCTTGACCACCGCCGCCTACACCATCATCGTCCTGCTCGCCGTGGTCACCTCGATGATGGCGCCCCCGTTCCTGCGCCGCGCCACGCGCCGGATCCCGAAGACCACGGCGGAGACGGAACGGGAACGGGAGTTCGCCGGGACCTGA
- a CDS encoding serine hydrolase domain-containing protein, with amino-acid sequence MSTTKINGKRGGRHAFAQAHWQDRLDRMRSRYHVPGATLAVLVDGEIHELASGVLHRGTGEKVTTDSVFQSGSIAKVYTATLVMQLVDSGDLRLDSKVVDVLPGFAVADDEVTETVTIGQLLSHTSGIGGEFTQDTGRGDDCLARYVEACADVGQDCPPGTVVSYSSTGYAILGRIVEVVTGQTWDDALRDRLLEPLGLQHSMTLPEEALRFRVAMSHLGELGEDPEPAPVWDMLPRSAGPYGRVLVTAGDVVRFARMHLDGGTAPDGRPVLSAESAASMRQRVVDCADEWSFMADGWGHGWALYDWDGVAGYGHDGAALGQFSFLRVVPGSGVVAVLLTNGGDATGLFVNLFQELLGDLAGVRLPDVFAPAAEPRSVDVSPLTGTYEREGVRITIDRRNNGVPHVQLGLTDSVAAEYAPPIEADLVAVSDTVLAMPGIGPVSAPWLPLVFGTLPDGTPYVYFGMRAAAKTA; translated from the coding sequence GTGTCCACCACGAAGATCAACGGCAAAAGGGGAGGGCGCCACGCGTTCGCCCAGGCTCACTGGCAGGACCGCCTCGACCGGATGCGCTCCAGGTACCACGTGCCCGGCGCGACGCTGGCGGTGCTGGTGGACGGTGAGATCCACGAGTTGGCCAGCGGTGTACTGCACCGAGGGACCGGCGAGAAGGTGACGACGGACTCGGTGTTCCAGTCGGGTTCGATCGCCAAGGTGTACACAGCGACCCTGGTGATGCAGCTCGTCGACTCCGGCGACCTGCGACTCGACAGCAAGGTCGTCGACGTGCTGCCGGGGTTCGCCGTCGCCGACGACGAGGTCACCGAGACCGTGACCATCGGGCAGCTGCTGAGCCATACCAGTGGAATCGGCGGTGAGTTCACCCAGGACACCGGCCGCGGAGACGACTGCCTCGCGCGTTACGTGGAGGCGTGCGCGGACGTGGGTCAGGACTGTCCGCCGGGGACCGTCGTCTCCTACAGCAGCACCGGGTACGCGATCCTCGGCCGCATCGTGGAGGTGGTCACAGGTCAGACCTGGGACGATGCGTTGCGCGACCGGTTGCTGGAGCCGCTCGGTCTCCAGCATTCGATGACCCTGCCGGAGGAGGCCCTGCGGTTCCGGGTGGCGATGAGCCATCTCGGCGAGCTGGGCGAGGACCCGGAGCCGGCGCCCGTGTGGGACATGCTGCCGCGCTCGGCCGGGCCGTACGGGCGCGTCCTCGTCACCGCCGGAGACGTCGTCCGCTTCGCGCGGATGCATCTCGACGGTGGCACCGCGCCCGACGGCAGGCCCGTGCTGTCCGCCGAGTCGGCGGCGTCGATGCGGCAACGCGTCGTCGACTGCGCGGACGAATGGTCGTTCATGGCGGACGGTTGGGGCCACGGGTGGGCGCTGTACGACTGGGACGGTGTCGCCGGCTACGGCCACGACGGTGCCGCTCTCGGGCAGTTCTCCTTTCTGCGGGTCGTGCCGGGCAGCGGGGTCGTCGCCGTTCTGCTGACCAACGGCGGCGATGCGACCGGCCTGTTCGTCAACCTGTTCCAGGAGTTGCTCGGGGACCTGGCCGGGGTGCGGTTGCCCGATGTCTTCGCTCCCGCCGCGGAACCGAGGTCGGTCGATGTCTCCCCGCTCACGGGCACGTACGAACGCGAAGGCGTGCGCATCACGATCGACCGGCGGAACAACGGCGTACCGCATGTGCAGTTGGGTCTGACCGACAGCGTGGCCGCCGAATACGCGCCGCCGATAGAGGCGGACCTGGTGGCGGTGTCCGACACGGTGCTCGCCATGCCGGGAATCGGCCCCGTCAGCGCGCCGTGGCTGCCCTTGGTGTTCGGGACCCTTCCGGACGGCACGCCCTACGTCTACTTCGGCATGCGGGCAGCGGCGAAGACCGCCTGA
- a CDS encoding acyl carrier protein: MSSLDQLVAEVLGVAVEEINDETGAATSGDWTSLRHVQIIAAVRREFGVGITPRQARSCQSVGDLRKLLAEEGRSA, from the coding sequence ATGAGCTCGCTCGACCAGCTCGTCGCCGAGGTGCTAGGCGTGGCGGTGGAAGAGATCAACGACGAGACGGGAGCGGCGACCTCGGGCGACTGGACCAGCCTGCGGCACGTGCAGATCATCGCCGCCGTCCGGCGGGAGTTCGGCGTCGGGATCACCCCTCGGCAGGCCCGTTCCTGCCAGAGCGTCGGCGACCTGCGCAAGCTCCTGGCCGAGGAGGGACGTTCGGCATGA